The following nucleotide sequence is from Schistosoma mansoni strain Puerto Rico chromosome 4, complete genome.
AACTAGATTTTAATTAATGGAATTTCCAATATCTCTATTACCACCAGCATGATTTTGTTACCCTGATTGATATTGTAGATTAGTAATCTGATATCGGATCACAGATCCATATCAATTATTTTTGTCTAAAAGGGGCACTTCGTGATAATGCACGAATTTGTAATCAATTACAAATTAATCTTTCAATGCATGTCACCAAACAAATAggtcatttattcatttaaatttcaTGGAAATTTGATGTCATGATAATTCGCAGTTAGCTATATTAAATAGGATCTGGTCTTTATGATCTCTCTacttaaaatattgatttctaAAGAAATTGTAATTGCATAAGTTAATTCGATCATTTCTGCTCTACATACTCAatacaaaatataaattttagtagttgaattcatgagttaattaaagctataccaccatggaaaatctggaagcacccagtatgggactactcagtagtgtgcatccacgaccctgctcgcgggattcgaatccaggacctatcggtctcgcgcgcgaacacttaacccctaaaccactgagttgacactcagtggtgttaatgtctaacttttcctggagttctagtgagaagcggtgatCAGTGGAGTCCAAGCAGGTCGATTTGATTATAAATGTTATCGACTAATTTATATTGAAATGATTTTAATTAAATCACGCCATTATGGACATAATTCCAACTTAAATTTAAAGGTAACCCAAAACAGACTGAAAATTTATAGAATCTCGTTTATaaattaaatacattcaattttcCATATGTTATTTAatactgaaaaaaaataatgacaaGAGACTAATGGGGGGTTCATAATTTACCTGATAGATATCCGACAATATAGTTAATTATGAATCATACTATTTAAGTAACCTGACATTTGGTTTCTACCATCTTATAGGCTTAATTAACTCAGAGAGCGTGAACCTATCTAGCCAGATATGACTGACAATTATCAACAGCACAAGCACCGACAGATTGGtgaggatacctcatcaagacacCAAAGGAtatctggttagcattttttggTTAGCGTTAAATAAGATAAAACAACAACCAAAAAACACTGAGATTATGTAGTGTGTAAATAGTCAGATAGTAAACATAAACAGGAAGGTGAAGAATAACAAACAAACATGGGGTGAGGGAAAATGAATGGAACCACTTATTAAGTCATATCCGGTCAAGGAAGAGATTGAGGTGGCGCGAATTCCTCCTGAGTACATGGGGTAATAGGTTTACCATAACTTCTGCTGCATGTAGGAGACAAGATCGAACCCCGTCAAGAAATGACGGGGGTATACGATAGAATACTTGAAATGATTTCGTCTCATCTACCACATGACCACTGCCAAccagatgtgccaagataggcTTGTGTATTGTCCTTGTTTTTCCTTTTCCAAACCAAGCtgagatgttcactcattcgtagGTCAAGCTGTTGTGACCTGCGTTGTTCGAAACTTGACACTGATACGCGCTAACCCCCTAAATGATAATGTAAGATCAGCTGATTAGAATATCATATTAACTTCCATCGTCAATCTATCATCCAAAACATGCCAATTGAATTGTATTTTTAGAAGTAGGGGTTTCTTACAAGCAATCTATAGTTCCAACTTATTTTTCCTTCCATATATGTGCTTCTCTGGAAAGCTTCTCCAGTAGCCTCTTTCCGTCAGCGTGCTATTGGTAAACTTCCCCCTTATGGTATCCTCTGTATAGATCTCTTTTCTTTTGCTTGTAAGACATCTAACCAGATTTCCTTTGCAACAGATGAGTGCGAAACTATAAAAGTGTAAATACCAACGGATAGAGTTCTTTCTGTCTCTGCTTCTGTTTAACGAGCGGTTACTCCGTCTACGTTATGAGATTTACTGTCGTACTAGTCAGTGGAATCGATTGCGAGGTATACACTGTTAAACTGATTTGAGGGTTATTCTCCAATAATATTCTGGTTTACTGTGATGAATATGCCGTCGATGTGACGGCAGTTTATACCTGGTTTGTAAGTAACCTCGTTGGGATGGCCACTTCCTAGTTTCGCTAGAAAATTAGTTGAAATCGAACCTTAAGGTGAGACTATAGCTATTCTATTAATGTCTATTTCTAAAGACAAAAGAGACAATCATAGTACACTTTAAGAGCAATTCTTGAAGATCATCATCAGCAAAACTAATGTTGAACTGTTTTTACTGACGCGTGGACTCGGTTGTCTTGACCAGTGGTACATTGGTGAATAAAACTGACATTTATACCTCTGAAATAtaacttctctttttttcagAAAAGAAAGTTATCCGCCCAAAAAAACCCGAGATGCTAACTGAAAAACAACCAGTTAAAGAAAACAAACAGCCGGTCGGTAGTGTAACACAGTCACAGCCAATTACTGAGACACAATTGTCTACAAAAGAGGCGGAGCCACAAACACCGAAAATGGTTGCAGAACCACAGACACTAGAGACTGAAAAACAGAAAACACCGAAAGAAGTAGCTAAGCCACAGACACCAAAAACCGAGAAACCGGAGGCACCAAAAGAAACTGTAAAACTACAGACACCAGAAACTGGAGAACCGCAAACGCCGAAGGGAGCTACAAATCCACAGAAACTAGAAGCTGAAATACCACAAGCACCGAAAGAAGTAGCTAAGCCACAAACACCGAAAACCGAAGAACTAAAAATGCCAAAAGAAATAGTAATTCCAGAGACATCAGGAAAGACTGCGGAACTACACACACCAGTAGAAACTCCGATAACTCCCGCTAGTCATACTTTAGAAGAGTCAACTGCAGAAACAAAGTCAGCCGGAAAGCCTGTACCGCAATCGTTGAGTGAAGAACTGGAGTTGGCCATCGGTGAATCCAAATCCCCGCAACCCCCAACATCCTCATCAAACAACAAAATACGGGACGGGATGAGCGAGGACTTACACAGTCCCGCTGTCCAGTCCCCACCAACTAGTGAAGCGAATTCATTTGTGGACAACAAGATGTCACGCCTGTCTGACGCACAAACTTTGAAGAACGATCTTACGCCCAGACCATCTACAGAATTGCCAGAGACGGGAGAAGCATGAGTAACCTAGTGGAATAAATGTTCAACTGGCTTGGTAAATCTGATGGTTGCTGACTGGATTATTCTCACGTATTTAGTTAAAGAGAACTGTGCTTCTTTTAGCACGTTCCGTTCTCAATTTTCTTTTTAAGCTTAACCCCGGGTGATGGACGGTATTTTCGTTTATTATTTGATTCAGAAAATTTTAACTTTCGGCATAATGAGAATGGATCATGACTTTCGTGTAACGTTTCCGATATTTCGATATAATGATCAAACAAATCAGCAAGCCAgatatattttgaaatttttcaaGTATATTCACTTACCGGTCCTTAACAAATATACTACACCACTTTAAAACTGTCCCTTGCTAGACCTGTAGTTTGATATCAAGAGTTGCTAAGCCACAAAAAAACCAGAGACCAGGAAAAACACCTTTCATTGAGAGTACGGGTAATTAAACTAGGATAGCACTTCAGTGCTGAAATTTACACATATTAAATTTTTACGAAAGACAAACTAGTTCGTATGCAAGGTTATGTACCAAGCTATCGAAGTTGAGTAACCAACCTCGTACGGAAACACCGGGAAGTAGCCAGCCCCTACCCTGCTGAGATGATACATCAATTAGGATTTGGATGTAAATATCAGGCTGCAGTTGATATAGAACTCTAGTTGTTGCCGTCAGTTAAATTTTGTAAACCATGAAGTTAAAGGACGATTATGGGCTAGGTTGTGTGGCGCTTTTGACCGAAAAACACGTAACAGGTATCCATGACCCTCAAATGTCTACCAAAACTAGTAAGTAAAGCAGATGAATTAACAAAACCCATGCTTCTTCAGATAACATAACCGAATTCGTGCATCCCCCTTACCGATTTGCACATGGCAATAGAAGCATATTTTGCAAGTTTAAATCCTTATAATATGTATTATTTCCTTGCACTGGTCTGGTGTGCGGTTCGTAAGATGGAAGGGAATCACGCTAGGACTTTTGGTGACCCTTAGGACAAACTTGAATACTAGGTCATACACCTCAGCGCTGAAATCAACGCTGCTGTAAATGAAACAAAAACGAACTTCTGTGaaatattgttttattctaaATGCATGCATGACAATGATAAAAATAGCTGTCtactaaatatttatgaatgttGTTACATGTAATCCAACTTCCTTCAACTACGCAATGCACAACCCGTACACCTGAAAAGAACAAAATAGAGGTCGGGTTGAGGCAATAATATTTGACACATAATACATATAACAgctttaattaaatttattatcaattgGCCACTACATATATTACCTTATACTGGCCATCAAGTGTTGAACACCGAAAACTAGCAACCCCATAATCATTGGGAATCCGCCGGCCATGGAAACAGCGCCTTTATAACGCTTTGCTGGGTCTTTCaaagtaaaaaaagaaatgagtacatatacatatttcaataagttgaCGAAATAGAAACATACCATACCACCAACTTGTGTAACATGAAAGAAATATAGATGTGAACATTATTAACTAAGCTGCTCAGCGTTTATATTATGATTGACttaagtaaatattttgttCCTAGATGCAATATATTTGTTACCAGGGAAACTTGTTTTCAGAGTTTAAACTCAAACCCCATCAATTCTTATCACACTCTACTTCAATCAGTCACGCGTTGCCACAACCAGAAGCTTGTGTTCAAGTCAGATTCCTATCCGAAACGAGCAAGTCACGGTGAATAAATAAACCGAAATGATGTCTATCGGttgttttgtggataatctcacTCATGAAAGAATATTAAGCTGTTTGGAAAGGAGAGGACTGTGGAGACTAGCATTTAGGACAACGGTTTAGGTTAACATTGGTTTCTGTGCCATTCCCCTGAAATCTCTCCAAAATAGGGAGATTGGGTTCCTTTAAGGTGTACAAACTGTCAAGCTGAGATTGTAACCCACAATAAAGCACTTTAAACGAGGCAAGGCTTACCTCCGGTTGCATACCCCTGAAAATATAGCAGGCGACCAAGAAGAAATACCGCACCACATGCAGTATACATCCGCTAGGTTTTAAATTATGAAAGAAATGGCGACATACCGGGTAACGCAAACCACCCACAAACAACGCCATGAGAAAAAAAGGGAGAACTTCTAGACTGGGAAAGCAACATAAAACAACGTTTGACATACTAATTTTGATGACCCCTTTGGATGCAGTTAAATAATTTGTCTGTAGGGTGATACATTATAGGCAACTCAACATTGTGCTCTTTGCGAGCTTGCATTACTCGGCGGGCGAAGTAAAGATTTAACCCGAATGCGCTTACACCCACTAGAATCA
It contains:
- a CDS encoding Microsomal GST-3, which codes for MSLSKYISPSLTSLPLCLPRYYGGVILVGVSAFGLNLYFARRVMQARKEHNVELPIMYHPTDKLFNCIQRGHQNYLEVLPFFLMALFVGGLRYPRMYTACGAVFLLGRLLYFQGYATGDPAKRYKGAVSMAGGFPMIMGLLVFGVQHLMASIRCTGCALRS